One Flavobacteriales bacterium DNA window includes the following coding sequences:
- a CDS encoding T9SS type A sorting domain-containing protein, with protein MKHLSASLVVLMLGVTTIASAQLNFSEHIAPIIYENCTSCHRPGNIGPFPLQTYDDVDAYSSLIRVALETGIMPPWPPDTSFQRYAHERLLTQQEKDDIISWIGNGTPQGDPNLAPPIPVFPDGSVLGTPDMQLQIPAYASQAGADDEYKCFYLATNLPTDRKVRAIEIIPGNRAVVHHVLVYAGDANSAPSDSACKTQGLKLMTGYTPGAGPTVFPNGQTVKMGMTLAANSVILLQIHYPAGTIGEVDQTAVNFFFYPENETGVREVSADAILQNWTLFIPANTQKDYTAQYPAGTSVIPVDFSVLSVFPHMHLIGDYIDSYAVTGQNDTVPFARIPHWDFEWQGFYNFKKIVKLPAGSQMFANAHYNNTTTNPHNPNTPPKLVTAGEATTDEMFLVYFHYLPYLPGDENLDLDSLLNVPTSINTGQKQGNAGLSVFPNPATSSVNIQFEVAKEGSQTLDVVSASGQVIVSWNITGWVPGMHELRWDGRDCSGSKVSPGIYFVRHRSPAGLQTIRLAWME; from the coding sequence ATGAAACACCTTTCCGCCTCCCTGGTCGTGCTTATGCTTGGGGTTACAACCATCGCCTCCGCCCAGCTGAATTTCAGCGAACACATCGCTCCGATCATCTATGAGAATTGTACTTCATGCCATCGCCCCGGCAACATCGGTCCGTTTCCGTTGCAGACATATGACGATGTGGATGCCTATTCATCACTTATCAGAGTGGCCCTGGAAACCGGGATCATGCCTCCCTGGCCGCCGGATACAAGCTTCCAGCGTTATGCCCATGAACGCCTTCTGACCCAGCAGGAAAAGGATGATATCATCAGTTGGATCGGTAACGGAACACCCCAGGGTGACCCGAACCTGGCGCCACCAATCCCTGTATTTCCGGATGGGTCCGTGTTAGGTACGCCTGACATGCAATTGCAAATTCCGGCATATGCCAGTCAGGCAGGAGCGGACGATGAATACAAGTGTTTCTATCTGGCTACGAATCTTCCCACCGACCGGAAGGTACGTGCGATTGAGATCATACCGGGCAACAGGGCTGTGGTTCATCATGTGCTGGTCTACGCCGGCGATGCGAACAGCGCACCTTCTGACTCTGCCTGTAAAACGCAAGGGTTGAAACTGATGACAGGGTATACACCAGGGGCCGGCCCCACTGTCTTTCCCAATGGTCAGACGGTAAAAATGGGAATGACCCTGGCCGCCAATTCCGTTATCCTGTTGCAGATCCATTACCCTGCCGGAACCATTGGTGAGGTGGATCAGACCGCAGTAAACTTCTTCTTCTACCCGGAAAATGAAACAGGCGTACGCGAGGTGAGTGCCGATGCCATTCTACAGAACTGGACGCTGTTCATTCCTGCAAATACCCAGAAAGATTATACCGCCCAATACCCTGCCGGTACCTCAGTGATTCCGGTAGACTTCTCCGTGTTATCCGTGTTTCCACATATGCACCTTATCGGAGATTATATCGATTCGTATGCTGTAACGGGTCAGAATGATACGGTACCGTTTGCACGCATTCCTCACTGGGATTTTGAATGGCAGGGCTTTTATAATTTCAAGAAGATCGTCAAGCTACCCGCAGGCAGCCAGATGTTTGCCAATGCACACTACAATAACACCACCACCAATCCACATAACCCCAACACGCCACCGAAACTGGTGACAGCTGGTGAGGCAACAACCGACGAAATGTTCCTGGTGTATTTCCACTACCTGCCATATCTTCCTGGAGATGAGAACCTGGACCTGGACTCTCTGTTGAATGTGCCTACGTCGATCAACACCGGTCAAAAGCAGGGTAATGCAGGGCTTTCCGTTTTTCCGAATCCTGCTACCTCGTCTGTTAATATTCAGTTTGAAGTGGCCAAGGAGGGGTCTCAAACCCTGGATGTGGTTAGTGCCAGCGGGCAGGTTATCGTGTCCTGGAACATCACCGGATGGGTTCCTGGCATGCATGAGCTTCGCTGGGATGGCAGGGATTGCTCAGGAAGCAAAGTATCGCCGGGAATATACTTCGTAAGGCACCGTTCACCTGCAGGCCTGCAGACCATACGGCTGGCATGGATGGAATAG
- the hemA gene encoding glutamyl-tRNA reductase yields the protein MKKFKIIAFTHKNLPLDEVGKFHFSEEDWKDRFTSLKDSLNISEIMYLSTCNRVEFLINSEEAVDDTLLHRFISELQPSWSSERIEAVAAGTMVYREQDALKHIFQVTASMDSMVVGEREIITQVRSAFEKCRDLGLTGDLIRLVIQHAVQTAKRIFTETHIADRPVSVVSLAYRRLREFQLNGSTRFLIIGAGQTIASMASYLNKHGYEHFSVFNRSKENAEKLAASLNGKAYSLSELQDFKEGFDVMITCTGATEPIVTENVYRDLLGDDEHQKVIIDLAIPHDVDPAINTRFNTKFIQVNHLKAVAAENLAEREKEVANGNLIIDHETDAFMQVLRSRRVELAMQQVPEKVKEIREHALNNVFARDLEGMDDKSKEVLDRMLSYMEKKYISVPMRMARDIILGNEA from the coding sequence ATGAAGAAGTTCAAGATCATTGCATTTACCCACAAAAACCTTCCGCTTGATGAAGTCGGGAAATTTCATTTTTCCGAAGAGGACTGGAAAGACCGTTTCACATCACTGAAGGATTCCCTGAATATTTCCGAGATCATGTATCTGTCCACCTGCAACCGGGTGGAGTTTCTTATCAATTCGGAAGAAGCGGTAGATGATACCCTGCTACATCGCTTCATTTCAGAGCTACAACCTTCCTGGTCATCGGAGCGGATAGAGGCGGTTGCTGCGGGTACCATGGTGTACCGTGAACAGGACGCATTGAAACATATTTTCCAGGTCACCGCTTCCATGGACAGCATGGTGGTAGGTGAAAGAGAGATCATCACACAGGTTAGAAGTGCGTTTGAAAAATGCAGGGACCTGGGTCTCACCGGGGACCTGATACGCCTGGTCATTCAGCATGCTGTCCAAACAGCAAAGCGCATCTTCACTGAGACACACATTGCGGACCGGCCTGTTTCCGTTGTGTCTCTGGCTTATCGTCGTCTTCGTGAGTTTCAGCTGAATGGTTCAACCCGTTTTCTCATCATCGGTGCAGGTCAGACCATTGCCTCCATGGCCAGCTATCTGAATAAACATGGTTACGAACATTTCTCCGTGTTCAACCGCAGCAAAGAAAATGCGGAGAAGCTTGCCGCATCATTGAACGGCAAGGCATATTCACTCAGCGAACTTCAGGACTTCAAGGAAGGTTTCGACGTCATGATCACATGTACCGGCGCTACAGAACCCATCGTTACCGAGAATGTTTATCGCGATCTCCTGGGAGACGACGAACATCAGAAAGTCATCATCGATCTGGCCATTCCGCATGACGTGGATCCTGCCATCAATACGCGTTTTAATACCAAGTTCATCCAGGTCAATCACCTGAAAGCCGTAGCCGCAGAAAACCTTGCGGAAAGAGAAAAGGAAGTGGCCAATGGCAACCTCATCATCGATCATGAGACGGATGCATTCATGCAGGTACTTCGCAGCCGCCGAGTTGAACTGGCCATGCAGCAAGTTCCTGAAAAAGTGAAGGAGATCCGTGAGCACGCGCTGAACAATGTGTTTGCAAGGGACCTGGAAGGCATGGACGACAAGTCCAAAGAAGTCCTTGACCGCATGCTCAGCTACATGGAAAAGAAATACATCAGCGTACCTATGCGGATGGCACGCGATATTATTCTTGGCAATGAGGCATAA
- a CDS encoding glycosyltransferase family 39 protein has protein sequence MLKRSLPIWILWIAAAVVRLIHLGDFSFINDELSAITRADFNDLNSLFTHGILTDVHPAGVQVFIYYWLHAFGYDEWIVRLPFAIAGTLAVVFFSLIARRFLSEHTAFAVTALLAFLAFPVQYSQYARPYAIGLMFVMMLAWFWCRIVLLGERKWHVYALMMIAAAGCLYSHYFAGLSAAIAGASGLLFLRKRALVYYCIPWVLAALVFLPHLSLTFLHLHIGGIGGEEGWLGPPQPSFFKDFLWDVMNQSWMLIIITLAFVIAFFRVGHDKDLKRFRMALLLWAFVPAAFGYLYSIQVNPILQPRALLFSFPFFLLLMFSFAGDRFVWYVKPVALTFSVLVLCSTMLGFSIYDYQKTQGEFKGVARQIKEIVDETGTDQTLVLANVHHVKYLQFYLNQWDVFPEMYNSHDLDIGQLDSLMQVTDKKMVLNTWVMGWQPIEINTTVRNYFPYRQKATYFLGAGVELYSQEAGDRSESEWLLDTRLDFGTGLTDNPGWNYPQDHVVDSLLGKAGPMYRFADGEEFGITYEMPMDPLQPGDQIYVNADVWMPPPNGDAHLTISLWKKDGTNADTYILGKQVRQFRSDPIGWIHPFVTMTIPPGWHTSDILKVYIWNAGKTELRVDQMTIRGDRNTPLPNSGN, from the coding sequence GTGCTGAAACGCTCCCTTCCCATATGGATCCTCTGGATTGCTGCCGCCGTTGTGCGTCTCATCCACCTGGGGGATTTCTCTTTCATCAATGATGAACTGAGCGCTATTACACGGGCAGATTTCAATGATCTTAACAGCTTGTTTACCCATGGGATCCTTACCGACGTACATCCGGCCGGTGTCCAGGTTTTCATTTACTATTGGCTCCATGCCTTCGGATATGATGAATGGATCGTACGTTTGCCCTTCGCCATCGCCGGAACCCTGGCTGTTGTTTTTTTCTCCCTGATAGCGCGCCGCTTTCTTTCAGAACATACTGCTTTTGCGGTTACCGCACTTCTCGCCTTTCTGGCCTTTCCGGTTCAGTACAGCCAGTATGCCCGCCCTTACGCCATCGGTTTGATGTTTGTGATGATGCTGGCCTGGTTCTGGTGCCGCATTGTTCTTCTGGGTGAACGGAAATGGCATGTCTATGCGTTGATGATGATCGCTGCAGCAGGGTGTCTTTACAGTCATTATTTTGCCGGTTTATCAGCAGCGATAGCTGGGGCAAGCGGTCTTTTATTCCTTCGGAAACGTGCGTTGGTATATTATTGCATCCCGTGGGTGCTGGCTGCTTTGGTCTTTCTGCCTCACTTATCGCTTACCTTTCTGCACCTCCATATCGGGGGAATAGGAGGAGAGGAGGGATGGCTCGGACCACCGCAGCCTTCCTTTTTTAAGGACTTTCTCTGGGATGTGATGAACCAGTCCTGGATGCTTATCATCATCACACTGGCATTTGTCATAGCGTTTTTCCGCGTGGGGCATGACAAGGATCTGAAGCGGTTTCGCATGGCGCTCTTGCTGTGGGCATTTGTACCTGCCGCTTTCGGATACCTGTATTCCATCCAGGTGAACCCCATCCTACAGCCCCGGGCCCTGCTGTTTTCATTTCCGTTCTTTCTTCTTCTCATGTTCTCATTTGCAGGGGATCGGTTTGTGTGGTATGTAAAACCGGTGGCTCTTACCTTTTCAGTGCTGGTGCTATGCTCTACCATGTTAGGGTTTTCAATTTATGACTATCAGAAAACCCAGGGAGAGTTTAAAGGTGTCGCAAGGCAGATCAAAGAAATAGTTGATGAAACAGGCACTGATCAGACCCTGGTCCTTGCCAATGTACATCACGTGAAGTATCTGCAATTCTACCTCAACCAGTGGGATGTTTTTCCGGAAATGTATAATTCCCATGACCTGGACATCGGTCAGCTTGATAGCCTGATGCAGGTTACAGATAAAAAAATGGTGCTGAATACCTGGGTGATGGGATGGCAACCCATAGAGATCAATACCACCGTGAGAAACTACTTTCCTTACCGGCAAAAGGCAACGTATTTTCTGGGTGCCGGGGTGGAACTCTATTCGCAGGAAGCCGGCGACCGTTCGGAAAGTGAATGGCTGCTGGATACCAGACTGGACTTCGGTACAGGCCTTACAGATAATCCCGGTTGGAACTATCCGCAAGACCATGTGGTTGATTCCCTTTTAGGAAAAGCCGGGCCCATGTACCGTTTTGCTGACGGGGAGGAATTCGGCATTACCTATGAAATGCCAATGGATCCTTTACAACCGGGTGATCAGATCTATGTCAATGCGGATGTTTGGATGCCGCCACCAAACGGCGATGCCCATTTAACCATTTCACTTTGGAAAAAGGATGGGACCAACGCCGACACCTATATCCTGGGAAAGCAGGTACGTCAATTCCGATCGGACCCCATCGGGTGGATACATCCTTTTGTGACCATGACCATCCCGCCCGGTTGGCACACTTCAGACATACTGAAGGTGTACATCTGGAATGCCGGAAAAACGGAACTCCGGGTGGATCAGATGACGATCAGAGGTGACCGGAATACTCCCCTTCCTAATTCCGGGAATTAA
- the hemB gene encoding porphobilinogen synthase, with the protein MQTQRPRRLRKSAAIRSLVAETRLSREALIYPYFVIPGIGKKDAINAMPGISRFSKDMLLTDVEEGLRLGLNKIILFGVGEEKTEDASSSYAKGSVVADAVRLLKKSFGKDLVVITDVCLCAYTTHGHCGLIEHDHVVNDASVEVLAKMARAHAEAGADMVAPSDMMDGRVGRIRAMLDKHGLEETGIMSYAVKYASAYYGPFREAADSAPSSGDRKSYQMDVRNRREALREAQLDEEEGADILMVKPALAFLDIIRDVRENTDLPVACYNVSGEYAMVKATAAAGLVDERQIVTENMTAFHRAGADIILTYHARDIAANNWF; encoded by the coding sequence ATGCAAACACAACGTCCTCGCAGACTAAGAAAGAGTGCGGCCATTCGTTCACTGGTGGCAGAAACCCGGTTGTCCCGGGAAGCATTGATCTATCCCTACTTTGTAATTCCGGGCATCGGAAAAAAGGATGCCATTAACGCCATGCCGGGTATTAGCAGATTCAGTAAGGATATGCTGTTAACGGATGTGGAGGAAGGTCTCCGGTTGGGACTGAATAAGATCATTCTCTTCGGAGTGGGAGAAGAAAAGACAGAAGATGCATCCTCATCTTATGCAAAAGGTAGCGTGGTGGCAGATGCCGTACGCCTTCTGAAAAAATCCTTCGGTAAGGATCTGGTCGTGATCACCGATGTATGTCTTTGTGCTTATACCACCCATGGTCATTGCGGATTGATCGAACATGATCATGTAGTGAATGACGCCTCCGTGGAGGTTCTGGCGAAGATGGCGCGTGCCCACGCAGAAGCCGGTGCAGACATGGTGGCACCCTCAGATATGATGGATGGAAGGGTGGGTCGAATCCGCGCGATGTTGGACAAACATGGACTTGAAGAGACTGGGATCATGTCGTATGCGGTGAAATACGCATCTGCATATTACGGACCCTTTCGTGAAGCCGCAGACTCCGCACCATCATCCGGTGACCGGAAAAGTTATCAGATGGATGTCAGGAACCGGCGTGAAGCATTACGTGAAGCGCAGCTGGATGAAGAAGAAGGTGCGGATATTCTCATGGTCAAACCTGCACTCGCATTTCTGGATATCATCCGGGATGTTCGTGAGAACACGGACCTGCCTGTTGCCTGCTATAACGTGTCCGGAGAATATGCCATGGTAAAGGCCACTGCCGCTGCCGGCCTGGTGGATGAACGCCAGATCGTTACTGAGAACATGACCGCCTTTCATAGGGCCGGTGCGGATATCATCCTTACCTATCACGCCAGGGATATCGCTGCGAACAATTGGTTCTGA
- the hemC gene encoding hydroxymethylbilane synthase, which yields MNKTWIIGSRGSDLALWQARFLEEKLRALGATCTIRIIKTQGDAIQDLPFDKLEGKGFFTKEIEEALLAGEIDIAVHSHKDLETSDVPGLVIAGVSYREDPSELLLVRKESVDHSMSLALKKGAVLGTSSARRKNQTMLFRDDLHIKDLRGNVPTRVQKLRDGDYDAILLARAGVDRLKLDLADLHVEVLDVRKFIPPPAQGVLAFQVRENDAEARELIGQLNNPEIARIIGLEREVLRLLQGGCQLPLGVICRKEEDRYAVWASLASQHCHTPRRYFTQLTDSELTGARILEGLVKPVPAKVLITRELAPDSVFVKLLESAGVEITCRSYISFAEVGFRDVPSTSWIFFSSKNAVRFFLGKAGNPHGAKIGAIGAATAAAIRKAGFDVAFTGEGNDTMKIGKGFAERVGHGTVLFPVSDISLRNVQQCFPEEQVKDLVTYRTLARNTTPLPDADALVFTSPSNVKAYLKQHQVHPDQKVIAMGKTTAGVLEDAGVSGVILPWGPEEVALADAVLS from the coding sequence ATGAATAAAACATGGATCATAGGATCCAGGGGCAGTGACCTGGCCCTCTGGCAGGCCCGCTTTCTCGAAGAAAAATTAAGGGCGCTCGGTGCCACCTGCACCATTCGCATTATCAAAACACAGGGAGATGCCATTCAGGATCTTCCTTTTGACAAGCTGGAAGGGAAAGGTTTTTTCACCAAAGAAATTGAGGAAGCTTTGCTGGCCGGGGAGATAGACATCGCCGTACATTCTCATAAAGATCTGGAGACATCCGATGTTCCGGGATTGGTGATCGCTGGCGTATCATACCGTGAAGATCCTTCCGAGCTGCTTCTGGTAAGAAAAGAATCCGTTGATCATTCGATGTCTTTGGCCTTGAAGAAAGGCGCCGTGCTTGGCACTTCTTCCGCGCGGAGAAAGAATCAGACCATGCTCTTCCGGGATGACCTGCACATCAAAGACCTCAGAGGCAACGTTCCAACCCGTGTTCAGAAATTACGCGATGGAGATTACGATGCCATCCTGCTGGCACGTGCAGGTGTGGACCGCCTGAAACTGGATCTGGCCGATCTGCATGTGGAAGTGCTGGATGTCAGAAAATTCATTCCTCCTCCGGCACAGGGGGTTTTGGCATTTCAGGTGAGGGAAAACGATGCCGAAGCCAGGGAACTTATCGGCCAACTGAACAATCCAGAAATAGCGCGGATCATCGGTCTCGAGCGTGAAGTTTTACGTTTACTGCAAGGTGGTTGCCAATTGCCTCTCGGGGTGATTTGCAGGAAAGAGGAAGATCGGTATGCTGTTTGGGCATCCCTGGCCAGTCAGCATTGTCACACCCCCCGAAGATACTTCACACAACTGACCGATAGCGAATTGACCGGTGCGAGGATCCTGGAAGGCCTCGTGAAGCCCGTGCCGGCAAAGGTGCTGATCACAAGAGAACTGGCACCGGATTCGGTTTTTGTAAAATTACTTGAATCCGCTGGTGTTGAGATCACCTGCCGGTCGTATATATCCTTCGCTGAAGTTGGCTTCCGGGACGTACCGTCCACGTCCTGGATTTTCTTTTCATCGAAAAATGCTGTCCGTTTTTTCCTTGGAAAAGCGGGTAATCCGCATGGAGCAAAGATTGGTGCCATTGGTGCAGCCACCGCAGCGGCCATCAGAAAAGCGGGCTTTGATGTGGCGTTCACTGGTGAGGGAAACGATACCATGAAGATCGGGAAGGGCTTTGCAGAACGGGTCGGGCATGGAACCGTGTTGTTTCCTGTCTCGGATATCAGCCTTCGCAATGTTCAACAATGTTTCCCGGAAGAGCAGGTAAAGGATCTGGTCACCTATCGTACGCTGGCCAGAAATACGACGCCCTTGCCAGACGCGGATGCGCTCGTCTTTACCAGTCCATCGAATGTCAAGGCATACTTGAAACAACATCAGGTTCATCCGGACCAGAAAGTGATCGCCATGGGAAAGACCACCGCCGGTGTATTGGAAGATGCCGGTGTGTCGGGCGTCATACTTCCGTGGGGGCCGGAGGAAGTGGCACTGGCAGATGCTGTTTTGAGTTAA